The proteins below come from a single Ictidomys tridecemlineatus isolate mIctTri1 chromosome 8, mIctTri1.hap1, whole genome shotgun sequence genomic window:
- the Fbxo5 gene encoding F-box only protein 5: protein MSWRPCSCVTRPFSCSCSSCSCSSSALTAAGHPRCPDGCKEEGFTFSGKMKCDFNCNHVHSESKLVKPDESGKQGSYTPAYLEGSCKDCIKNYERLSYIGSPVVSYRTKELEPKSKPLHNKENQHVQQTLNSPNEIEELDTSRLCEDSGYSSFTQQSILNEYEESSFSLEEDFRNSPQSCLLQTQSPEYPNKNLLPVLHFEKVVCSTLKKNAKRNPKIDREMLKEIISNGNFRLQNIIGRKMGLECVDILGELFRRGLRHLLANILTQLSDMDLINMSKVSTAWKKILEDDKATFQLYNKAMQRVTENSIKCSPHASTREYVMFRTALASVQKSATHIPPPKSVQTKLSSQRDPKSSTYSRHNEFSEVAKTLKKNESLKACIRCKSPAKYDSYLQRATCRREGCGFDYCTRCLCDYHSTKDCVNGKLLKANCKVGPLPGTKKSKKNLQRL from the exons GTTGTAAAGAAGAAGGTTTCACTTTTTCTGGCAAAATGAAGTGTGATTTTAATTGTAACCATGTTCATTCTGAATCGAAACTGGTAAAACCAGATGAAAGTGGAAAACAAGGCTCCTACACTCCTGCATATTTAgaaggttcttgtaaagactgcATTAAAAACTATGAAAGGTTATCATATATTGGGTCACCAGTTGTGAGCTATAGGACTAAAGAACTTGAACCTAAAAGCAAACCCTTGCATAACAAAGAAAATCAACATGTGCAACAAACACTTAATAGTCCCAATGAAATAGAAGAACTGGACACCAGTAGACTTTGTGAAGACAGTGGGTATTCCTCATTTACTCAGCAAAGTATCCTCAATGAATATGAAGAGAGTAGCTTTTCACTCGAGGAAGATTTCAGAAACAGCCCACAGTCCTGCCTACTACAGACACAAAGCCCAGAATATCCCAACAAAAACTTGCTTCCAgttcttcattttgaaaaagtGGTTTgttcaacattaaaaaagaatgctAAGCGAAATCCTAAAATAGATCGAGAAATGCTGAAGGAAATTATATCCAATGGAAATTTTAGACTCCAGAATATAATTGGCAGGAAAATGGGCCTAGAATGTGTAGATATCCTTGGTGAACTCTTTCGAAGGGGACTCAGACATCTCCTAGCAAATATTTTGACACAGCTCAGTGATATGGACTTAATCAA TATGTCCAAAGTGAGCACAGCCTGGAAGAAGATTCTAGAAGACGATAAGGCAACATTCCAGTTATACAATAAAGCAATGCAAAGAGTTACT GAAAACAGCATTAAGTGTTCACCACATGCTTCAACCAGAGAATATGTTATGTTCAGAACTGCATTAGCTTCTGTTCAAAAATCTGCAACACATATTCCTCCCCCCAAAAGTGTGCAGACAAAGTTATCCAGTCAACGTGATCCGAAAAGTTCTACTTACAGTCGGCACAATGAATTCTCTGAg gttgccAAGACTTTGAAAAAGAACGAAAGCCTCAAAGCTTGTATACGCTGTAAGTCACCTGCAAAATATGATTCCTATTTACAACGTGCAACCTGCAGAAGGGAAGGCTGTGGATTTGATTATTGTACAAGGTGTCTGTGTGATTATCATTCCACCAAAGACTGTGTGAATGGCAAGCTCCTGAAAGCCAATTGTAAAGTGGGTCCTCTTCCTGGTactaagaaaagcaaaaagaatttaCAAAGATTGTGA